GAGGCAACTCAAAATCTTGGTTAATTGGTCCTTTCTTTgtctttgttgttgttgttgttgttattattattattatggggtGGTTTTTTTTTGTGGGGGTGGTGTTGCAAATAACTTCTCTGCTTTGTTTGTTGGCGATTGAGCTGTGAAGCGTAATTTGTCATCTTTTTTGGATCTCATTGACATTAATTTCCACATCAAGGAGTGGGATAGCTGTGTTTTTGTTTGGATGGCAGAAACTGCAAAATGCATTTGTATATCTGTGTGTGTTTTTCTGTATGTGCATCATTAATTGAGATTTGAATCGtgaatcaaaatttgaaatttgggaATCGAGAATCATATTGAATCGTAAGATTCACCACaaaatttataaaatcaattCTAGATGGCATGCACATATTGATATGTGATCAACaagcaaaataataaaatacatttaattttggcaataaaaaatcatttttcacgTGTATGCTTTCCCCAATCAAATGAAAAGTAAGGGAATGAGTTgggaaatattaataaaaatatgaattttatgcTGCTTAAGGGAAGCAAtcaagaaaaatcacaaaaaattgaacttttgaattcaTATGCTTTCtcagataaaaataaaaaaataattaagctaaaaaaataataattgaacaaactactaaaAGAGCACTATTGAAACACTATAATTAAATTTGGGCTTTTTCCCAATATCGAAACACTATAATCCTCTtagagtgaagaatggttttgtgaaggcaacaTAAGACCTAAATTTCTATTTTCTTGCCTTTTTGGAACATAATTGACTTAGACAAGGAACCGAAGGTAATTGTGTAAACATAaaagcaattaaaaaaaaaaagaaatgtttTTTTGAAGTTTAAAACTAGTCAGATATGTCAGGATATGATAGCTCTAGAATTTTTTGAATTGATGGATTGGATTTATTCATCATATTCACAAGGTGAATCAATAGATTCGACAACAATTCAGTTTATTTTTAGATTTGCTAATATGATTTGAATTGAATTGCTATGGAACCAATACAAATTATATGAATCGAATTTTGAATTGTAAGATTCTAGCAACTATGGTGTGTATGtgtttatttgatttatatattttatttaaggtGGTTTCGTCATTGGATGTGGGATCCTTGTGCACTGTTACAATATTTGATTTCTATCTTAATATCAAAGaaactatttttaaataaatatgaaatgcTGTACATATATTTGTGACTCATTGCCCTAGTCCATCTAGAACTATTGTAATATGCGACTCATATGTTGAGTGAAACgcatgtacaaagaaaacatggtagaaaaacAGTGAAGTTGACTTGCAAGAAGAAACCGGTGATGGTTTGCTTGAAATCGTCGACATTTTTGTTTAGGTGCAGAAGAAATAGTCGATGGATTTGCAGTGTTATATCGACTGTTTGGTCTCGGCATTAAATCGTCGACAATATgtctgaaaccgttgatggttttgcgTGGTTACTCAGTgctgattttcaaattttgaattgggaagttatATAGGTTGGGTTTCGGGGGGAAAACCTCCGAGAGGGTTATATGTACATGTATGTTGTAACTCtatgtctttggacacaagatagtgaaaattcacagccgtttgctcctatggatgtaagcattgccgaaccatgtaattcttcatgtcattgttatattgctttcatataatctgcgtgattgCCTTTTCTGTACATTTCATCGTTGGTTGCTGCATTGTGTGATTCGGTTTTCCGCTGCGCAttcatttgcacaacaaattggtattaaaGCATTTGGTTACAATGGCTTCTAGAATTTCTTCTGTAAAGTTCAATGGATCTTGAAACTTCAAACTAAGGCAGAGAAGGGTTAAGGATTTGTTAGTGCAGTAGGGTATGGTGAAGACATTATATGGAAGTCAATCGGAAGGCATGGACGAAACAAGTTGGAAGGCGTTGAAAGCGAAGGCTATCACGACTATTAGACTTTGTCTAGCTGATGACGTGTTgcatcacgtcatggatgaggaatctctgGTGGTTGTTTGGCAGAAACTGGAACGttggtatatgtccaagtctttaacgaacaagttgtatcttaagcagaaaTTGTTTTGGCCTAAGTTGGcggagggttcggatttgaaccaataCATCAAAGTATTCAATCAAATTATAAGCGATTCGATGTGGGTTAATGTGCagttcgaggaagaagacaaggcgttgattctattgaattccctacttgCGTCTCATATGTATacaaatttggttacaactctaacatggggaaaagaaaccttgaatttggaagaggttacAAGCGTTTTgctaggttttcatcaaagaaagaaggccaACGATGAGATTTCACAAAGTGAAGGGTAACtaggaacgtgggagaagcaagttctggAGCGGATCGAGTAGTAGTAAGTCGTGGTCGCAGTCCAGGAAGAAAGACATAcgatgttttaagtgcgggaaaaaggggcacataaaaccaaAATATTCGGAAAGGAAGAATGGGAATGtagaaaatcaagagggttcttCAAAATCGGTGAATGCAGTAGAAGGAGACTCAGagagcggtgatggtgatatgctttctctTTCATTGGGTTTAGATAGCCTCACGGATTTTTGGATGCTAGATTCAACATGCTCTTATTATATGGCACCAAATAAAGAATGGTTCAGTACATGCATGTTCGTTAATTTTGGATCTGTTCTAATGGGAAacgatgcttcatgcaaaattgttgtaataggaaacatcaaaattaaaatgtatgatggtgttgtgagaacattatgtgatgttaggcatatattAGATCtatggaagaatttgatttcattggatactttggattgtaacaaATTTAGTCGCAAGTCTAAAAGTAgggtaatgaaggtgtgtaaaggtgtCTTAACGGTGATAAAGGGATAGAAgttagcgggaaatatctatgcactgttgggtactatagttgtaggtggagctggaGTTGCAGATTCTGAGTTAGATAATACTCttttgtggcatatgtggttagggcatatgggaGAGCGTGGGATGAAGGAAattcataagagaaatcttttgaatgGTGTCAAAACATGTAGGATGAATTTATGCAAGTATAGTGTTCTTGAAAAGCAGAATAGGGTGCAGTTCAAAACAGTCACTCACATGACGAAGGGTATTCTTGACTGGATTaattcagatgtttgggggcctGTGAGGGTAGCATCCCGGGATGGACATATGTGCTTTATGAGTTATATAGATGATTACTCTCGAAAGGTCTAGGtgtacttcatgtggcacaagtcgGAGACGCTTGCCAAGTTCAAATTTTGGAAAACTGAGGTGGAAAACTAGATCGAGAGGGGGATTAAATGCCTCAAGTCAAGCAATGGAATCAAGTACATTGATTCGAGATTCATGGAGTTGTGTGAGCAAGGAGACATTTCATAGTATGTAGGacaccacaacataatggtgtgaTGGAAAGGATGAATCGAACTCTAGCTAAAAGAGCTCGGTGTCTTAGGTTGAATGtagggcttgcaaagaacttctggATAGAGGCAGTGTGTATGACGTGTTTCTTGGTTAACTGATCACTAAGGCATCACTAGATGAGAAAGTTGTAGATGAGATGTGGACAGAtaatgcggtagactactccgattgagagtgtttggatgtccaaccTATGTACACATTtttagtgaggagagatcaaagcttgttGTAAAGTTTAGACTGTGCATTTTTCTGGAATATAAGAAAGGTGTTaaagggttcaagctgtgggatccaatggcaaacaaggtggtgagcAGTAGAGACGTGATTTTTGATGAGAAAAATCCATGTTGCAGTGTACTCAAGAGGAAGAAGAGAAAAACGTGTCAGAAAATTTGTGCAGAAATGAGCATGTGGTGcaagtggagttagagactcgGAGCAGTGATGAAAATGTTCATAATGCATGGAGTTCTAACTTGGGAAACCAGCAAGGTCCTAGTATAGCTATACATAGAACCAGACGCACTATTAGGCCACCGCCTAGGTATGTATTTGATGATCTTGTGTCTTATGCTCTCATTACCTGTGGCAaagatcctactacttttcaagaggcgatTCCCAGCtaagagaaaagtagatggatgggtgttatggtggaggagatgaaatcactgcataagaactagacatgggagttggtggagcttttAGAAGGCAAGAGGGCGATAAAATGCAAAGAAACAGtatcagaaaaggaaggaaagaAGTTCAAGATTCGGTTAGTAGCAATGGTTTACTCGCAAAATaaaggagttgattatgatgaaatcttctcccctgtggttagacacacttccattagagtagtgttgggattggtgacgcattttgatatgcatttggagcaaatGGACGTAAAGATAgtgtttctccatggtgatttggaggagctgatttacatggtacaaccagaagggtttagtcaacctAGACAGGAACACTTAGTTTGTAAACTGAAGAAATCACTTTACGGGATGAAGTAGTTtccgaggcaatggtacaaatgtTGACTCCTATATGATCCAGATAGGTTACAGgggatgtgagtatgattgttgcgttTTTGTGAAGAGTCTTGAGGCTTCACTCATTTTTATGTTACTTTATGTTGATGTCATGCTGATTGTTGCGAAGgatatgactgaggtaaatcagttgaaaacTTTGTcgaataaagagtttgacatgaaggatttgggtgcggctaggaagattcttgggatggagattcgtagGGACAGAGttgtagggagattgtggttatttCAAGGTAGCTATGTGTAGAAGGTGTTGAAGAGATTTAGCGTGGTTCATGCCAAATCAGTAAGTACACTGTTGgcgaatcattttaaattgtttgCCGCCCAGTGCCCAAAGATAGATGATGATATTCGTGACATGTTAAacgtcccctatgctagtgcagtggggtgtttaATGTATATGCTATTGGGATGTACAAGACCGGATCTGGCACAAGCTGTCAGTGtggtaagtttctttcaaattcaggtagacaacattgggatgtAGTCGAGTAGATTTTCAGATACTTGCGGGATACTTCATGCTATGGCGTCATGTTTGGCAGGCAACAGAGTGATTCGCcagttgtgggatatgtggatgtagactatgtaggggacttggatgacaagagGTCTACAACAGAGTATGTTTTCACCCTTGTGGGAAGGTCTAtttgttggagatccatggtatagTCTCTGGTTGCATTGTTAACAACTGAATCAGAGTATATGACAATCGCAAaagctgccaaggaagcattgtgacTTACAACtttagtcaaggagctgggtattcagtaaggtggagttcaactgtgttgtgatagtcagagtaccATTTCTTTGGCgaagaaccaagtgtatcatgTGAGAACCAGAcatatagatgtgaggtttcattGGATCTGGGAATTAGTTTCTTTTGGTGAATTTGTGCTTAAGAAAGTTCACATTTTTGAGAATGCAGCAGACGTTTTGACGAAGTTTGTTACCACGGATAAGTTCAAgaattgcttggacttgcttaatATCTCTAGTTGCTAGATGAGAGgtggtcccaacctattgtctTAGGTGGAGCTGCGGGTTATGTTTTcgattttctcctaaggggtgtatatttgctaaggtggagattgttgtaattTATGGCTCATATGTTGAATGGAACGCATGTACcaagaaaacatggtagaaaaatAGTGAAGCTAACTTGTAGGAAGAAACCGGCGACAGTTTgcctgaaaccgttgatggttttgtttaGGTGCAGAAGAAACAGTCGACGGATTTGCAGTGTTATATCTCAACTGTTTGGTTTCGGCATTAAATCGTCAACAATATgtttgaaaccgttgacggttttgctCTTTTATTCAACGTTtgttttcgaattttgaattgggaagttgtataggttgggtttcagggggaaaacctctgagagggttatatatacatgtatgttgtaactctatgtctttggacacaagacaGTGAAAATTCACAGCCGTTTGCTCTTGTGAATGTAGGCATTACCGAACCATGTAATTattcgtgtcattgttttattgctttcatataatctgtgtgattgtgttttctgtACATTTCATCTTTGGTTGATGCATTGTGTGATTTGGGTTTCTGCTGCGCATTCATTTGCACGACAAGAACAAACCCTAGCCAAAGTGCCTACTTGTTCAGCTTCAAATCCTGCCTAATTCAATTTAAATTCCTTGAAAGTTGGCCAGAACATTGTAATACAGAAGGCAATAAAAATGTAACATGctgtgcacaaggctcccacaccATCAGGAGTCTAGGGAGGGGATGATGCATGCAGTCTGACCTCCACGTCAGTCGAGACCATTTTGGTGACTTAAAACTTCTGATTTTCTGGTTTGGATGTAACATCCTTACAATCACCAAAGACACATGCTTGCACCAAAAACATGCGTGTAGTATATATGCTCTGAAGCTGCGCAGTTGTGTGATGTATTAAGGGGTGACAATGGCATAAACATAGTTAGGTGGTCATAGAACATGGTATTTTAGGTGCTGTTCGGGACTATTTAATTGTTATGTTCTGAACAAATGAACTGAGTTTTGAATTAGTGAACTAGATCAAAAGCAACTTTGAGTTGTTTGCAGTTATCTGGTTATTGTATTGTTTGTACATCTAAATTTGTGTTCTTATCCATTCtaaccttgaaaaaaaaaaaaaaaaaggttgaaaTCATACCCATTCTAACCATGGCAGCAGCCCACCCCTATTGACCATATTGTAGAAACATAAAGAATCAAACCTTACATCCACAATTGAAATGCTAAGCAAATCATAAACATGTATAGAATCAATCCGTCCACCATTGAGTTTCTCGATTTATTCAGTCATTCTACAGGAAAATATAGTCAGCCTTCCATCAACCAATTGGTTTTGATGTTTTATTGGAGAAGGGCGTGAGAAGGAAGAAAGGGATTGAGACTGAGGGATGCAGCATGAGGGTTTGAGACCTTGATCCAATTATGGAGATCTTTAGGTACCATAGGAGTGACTAGATTGCAAGAAGCACAAAGGAGCTGATGATAGGATGATGGTCAGGACCTCATTGCAGATATCAATGCTGGTGATGAGAGTTTGTTTGGGTAGTAAGCAATGTTGTTTTGGCCCAACTCATGGTGATGCCATTGAGGATCCAATTGTGAACCAGTTGGGTAATCTGATTGTGACTCAGACCAGAGTTCTGCTACAGATCCTTGATCCATTTTTGTGAAATTGAGATAATTTTGCCCCTTCCCATGATATATGGCTGAAATATGAATGACGGCTAGCCAAATGTGGTTTAGAGTGAGATTGATGGGATATGGTAAGGGAGGTGGAGGTTTGTTGTGAGATATGGGGAGAAAGAAAATTAAGAGGGAGAGATGGAGATGAATGTGAGAGGATGAGTTAATGAgggataaaattttaaaagggcaCTCTTAGCAAGGGTTTGACCAAGTAAGAGAGCCCAAACTAACACTTTTAAAAGGCGTTTAGAGTGGTTCTCTTAATTCTGACCTGTAGTAGGAGGCTGTCAAGCGCAAACAAAAGAACATCTTAATCTGGATGAAAAATTTTGGTGATATAAAGGtcttaatgcttacactaacaagTAAGAGTCAATTCTGGGAACAATAAAACATGTCAGGGAGTTCTGAAGCAACCGAGCAATTATGTTCTTGCTTGCATTGTGTACAGCTTTTTGAAATGGCCTCAGGCTTGTGTATCTATTCTATTGCATGTGTCAAGTTGTCTTATCATCAAATACTAGGGATAAGGTGTTCGACTATATTTCTTATTCTGTATCTTAACTGAATTACAGTGCCTGGCATTTCTACAGAATGTATTGTACAACTTAAGCTGAATCAGGAATTTGTTCCTCCTCCACCGCATACATATGTTGGATGTTTGTTTGACCATAAACaacatatatatacactgtaCCCTGATCCATGCTGTTGTGTTTGACATGGGTACTTGCACATTTAGAAATTTCAGTGTATCAGATATTTTTTGATTTAGCTATGTATTGAAATATATTTCATGTATGATATGTTGTATTGGAGCTGTAAATTAACCAGCTGTATGGATGCCTTAGCTAGCAGTCAAGGTTAGAGCATGCTGTCTTCAAGTCACTCCTAGGTGTAGTGCATCTTGACATTCCGTGGGATTTAGTATGGTTTGACATGGTGACAATTATGTCTTACAGATGAAGATATGCTTATTTTATTGAATTCGTCAAGTAATCATATTTATATGGTTGTTATAGGAAGTATCAGGTCTTTTGGATGGTTCAAAAGGCTGAGTTTGAGGTTTCTTGTAGCAGACAATTACCTTTTTCATCTGCCCTTGATATTTTAATGCCTATCTCATTAGCCTGTTGAATTATCTGAAATGGTTTTATAcgcatttattttttgttttattgagTTCCAGGTTTGACCTATAAATGGCAAAAGTAAGCAAGGTACGACGGAAGTCCTGCTCCCGACATCTCAAACCAGCTCCATACCCTCTGCAGTCTTGCACTCAGAAGGTTTTGAAAGATGTTTGCTGGAAGAATAAATGTTCTGAAGCATTGGAAAAGAAAGAGTGGGACAATGCAGTTTGTTCAGTGTGTCTGGAGTTCCCTCACAGTGCAGTTCTTCTTCTTTGTTCTTCTTACAACAAGGGTTGTCGCCCTTATATGTGTGCCACAAGCTATCGTTATTCCAACTGTCTAGACCAGTACAAGAAAGCTTACACTAAAGTAACTTCAACCGAAAGCACACAACCATGGCATATGGTAACAGACAATTTAACAGATAGGCCGGATTCAGGTGGGCCTGATAAAAAGATGGAGGTCTTGGAGCTTCCATGCCCACTTTGCCGGGGTCAAGTGAAGGGCTGGACAGTGGTGGAACCAGCCCGGAAGTATCTTAATTCAAAGAAGAGAACATGCATGCAGGATGGCTGCTCCTTTGTTGGAACTTACAAAGAGCTCCGGAAGCACGTCAAGGTAGAGCACCCATTTGCACGGCCTCGAGAGGTTGACCCTGTGCTTGAAGAGAAGTGGAAGAGGCTTGAG
The sequence above is a segment of the Malania oleifera isolate guangnan ecotype guangnan chromosome 8, ASM2987363v1, whole genome shotgun sequence genome. Coding sequences within it:
- the LOC131161796 gene encoding uncharacterized protein LOC131161796, whose protein sequence is MAKVSKVRRKSCSRHLKPAPYPLQSCTQKVLKDVCWKNKCSEALEKKEWDNAVCSVCLEFPHSAVLLLCSSYNKGCRPYMCATSYRYSNCLDQYKKAYTKVTSTESTQPWHMVTDNLTDRPDSGGPDKKMEVLELPCPLCRGQVKGWTVVEPARKYLNSKKRTCMQDGCSFVGTYKELRKHVKVEHPFARPREVDPVLEEKWKRLEHEREWEDVMSTISSSMPGAVVMGDYVIEGNFHGFFRDIGLDTYLGEVPIHLESSGSRRNGGIRLHRSGHRGHHSVGEEEVVHRGVAAGARSGRLLAPGRPRRRRRHREADERSIITID